The Amycolatopsis jiangsuensis nucleotide sequence CTGATCTCCCAGCACCAGCTCGATGTGACCGAGGTGGCGCTGCACCAGGTCACCGACGACTTCATCGCCTACACCCGCGCACTGGGCGCGGACTGGAACCTCGACGAGACCACCGAGTTCCTGGTCATCGCCGCGACCCTGCTCGACCTCAAGGCGGCCCGGCTGCTGCCCTCGGCCGAGGTGGAGAACGAGGACGACCTCGCCCTGCTCGAGGCCAGGGACCTGCTTTTCGCGCGGGTGCTGCAGTACCGCGCGTACAAGCAGGTGGCGGCGTTGTTCGGTGAGCTGGAACAAGGGGCGCTGCGGCGTTACCCGCGGTCGGTGGCGCTCGAGGAACGGTACGTCGGGCTGCTGCCCGAGGTGATGCTCGGCGTCACACCGGAGCGGTTCGCGGAGATCGCGGTGGCGGTGTTCCGGCCGAAACCGCCGCCGACGGTGTCGCTGGCGCACCTGCACATGGGCCGGGTGTCGGTACGCGAGCACGCCGCACTGCTGCGGATGAGGCTCGCCGAGTCCGGTCAGGCCACGTTCAAGGAACTGGTGGCCGACTGCGAGCACACGGTGGAGATCGTCGCGCGGTTCCTCGCGCTGCTGGAGCTCTACCGCGAGTCGACCGTCCAGTTCGACCAGCTGGAGGCACTGGCCGAACTGCACGTCCGCTGGACCGGCGGCACGGTCGCCGAGGCGTCCGCCGCCGCGGCCCACGACCGCGCGGCGGCCGAACAGGAGGAATACGGGTGAGCACCGAAGACGACCACATCCCGCCCCCTGCGGATCCGGCGGACGCAGGTGTCGAGACCGCGGTGGAAACCGTTGCACCACAAGGGGACCCTGAGCCGCCGGAAGAACCGGAGGCTGTGGTGGCGGCCGCCGAGCCGGAAACCCCGGCAGCCGAGCCGGAAACCGCGGAGCCGGCCGTCGAGGACGGACCCGGATCCGCTCCTGTGCCCGAGTCCGTCCTCCCGACCGGCGACGCGACCGGCCACGCGTCCGGCGAGGAGAACGTCGAGGACGCCGAGGACAGCGGCCTGCCCGCGATCGAGGACGACGAGGCGCTGGAGGCCGCGCTCGAGGCGCTGTTGCTCGTGGTCGATTCGCCGGCCGCGGAGGAGAGCCTGGCGGAAACGCTCGAGCAGCCGGTGGCCAGGGTGACCGTCGCGCTGTCGACCATGGCGCAGAAGTTCACCGAGCGGGCCAGCGGGATCGACCTGCGGCGCGTCGGTGAGGGGTGGCGGTTCTACACTAGGGACACCTACGCCCCGTTCGTGGAGAAGCTCCTGCTGGACGGCCAGCGGTCGAAGCTGACCAGGGCCGCGCTGGAGAGCCTCGCCGTGATCGCGTACCGGCAACCGGTGACCCGTGCGCGGGTCGCGGCGGTGCGTGGCGTGAACGTGGACGGCGTGATCCGGACCCTTCTGGCGCGGGGGCTCATCGAGGAGATGGGCACCGATCCGGAGACGACCGGCACGCTCTACGTGACGACCGAGCTGTTCCTGGAGCGGCTGGGGCTGTCGTCGCTGAACGACCTGCCCCCGATCGCTCCGCTGCTACCCGAAGTGGACTCCATCGATGACATCTGAGCAACATCCCGACGGCGTCCGGCTGCAGAAGGTCCTTTCGCAGGCGGGCATCGCGTCCCGCCGCGCGGCCGAGGACCTGATCGAGGCCGGCCGGGTGGAGGTGGACGGCGCGGTGGTCACCGAGCTGGGCCGCCGCGTGCATCCGGACGAGGCGGTGATCCACGTCGACGGCACGCGGGTCAACCTGCGCGACGACTTGGTCTACCTGTCGTTCAACAAGCCCAAGGGCGTGCACTCCACCATGTCCGACGACCGGGGCCGCCCGTGCGTCGGGGACTACCTGCGCGGCCGTTGGGAGGAGACGCCCGGCGTGGTGCACGTCGGAAGGCTCGACGAGAACACCGAGGGCATGCTGCTGCTCACCAACGACGGCGATCTCGGGCACCGGCTGATGCACCCGTCCTACCGCGTGCTCAAGACCTACTTCGCCGAGGTCGAGGGCCTGGTCCCGCGCGGTCTGGGCAAGCAGCTGCGATCCGGCTGGGAGCTGCCGGACGGGATCGTCAAGGTCGACCAGTTCCGGGTCAAGGACATGCACTCCGGCCGGACCATGGTGGAACTGGTGATCCACGAGGGCCGCAAGCACATCGTGCGCCGGCTGCTCGCCTCGGCCGGGCATCCGGTGCGCAAACTCGTGCGCACCGCGGTCGGGGACGTCCAGCTCGGCAGCCAGCGTCCGGGCACGATCCGCCGGCTCAACCGCGGCGAGGTCGGTTCGCTGTACCGCAACGTCGGTCTCTGAGCCGGACCGGCGGGCACCTCCACCGGGCCCGCCGGGCAAGACCCCACTTTCCGCCGTGGTGGCCGGGCCGGCGCACTCCTAGCGTGAGCATCATCCGAGATCGCTGGGAGGCGAGGGAATGCGCGTGCGTGCCGGATTCTGCGTGGCCGCGGTGCTCGCGGCCGGGCTGGTGGCCACCCCGGCCACGGCTGCGGCGGCCACCGAGCCGCAGTACGACTTCGCCGGGGCGATCCGCGAGACGGTGTGGGTCGACATCGGCCGCGACGGGGACGGAGACGGTGTCACCGACCGGGTCGCCGCGGACATCGTGCGTCCCGCCGAACCCGCCGCCTCGGGCGGGAAGGTACCGGTGATCATGGACGCCAGTCCGTACTACTCCTCGGTCGGGCGAGGCAACGAAACCGAGTTCAAGACCTACGACGACCAGGGCCGTCCGGTCGGGTTCCCGCTCTACTACGACAACTACTTCGTCCCGCGCGGGTACGCGGTGGTGCTGGTGGACCTGGCCGGCACCAACCGGTCGACCGGCTGCGTCGACGTCGGCGGGAAGTCCGACGTCACGTCCGCGAAGACGGTGATCGACTGGCTCAACGGCCGCGCCACCGCCTACAGCGCGAAATCCGGCGGCAGCGCGGTGAGTGCGGACTGGAGCACCGGCAACGTCGGCATGATCGGCAAGTCCTACGACGGCACGATCGCCAACGGCGTCGCCGCCACCGGGGTGGACGGGCTCAAGACGATCGTGCCGATCTCCGCGATCAGCTCCTGGTACGACTACTACCGCTCCGACGGCGCGACCTTCGGCTTCGACCCGGACGGGCTCGCGCAGACCGTCGAAAACCGCAACGGCGGCCAGGACTGTTCCGCGCAGAACAAGAAGCTCGCCGACGGCGCCACGCAGAACGGCGACTACGGCCCGCTGTGGGCCGAGCGGGACTACGCGGCGCAGGCGAAGAATGTGCACGCCAGCGTGTTCGTCTCGCACGGCGTCAACGACCTGAACGTGAAGACGATCAACTTCGGCCAGTGGTGGGACGGGCTCGCGGCCGCCGGGGTGCAGCGCAAGATCTGGCTGTCGCAGACCGGGCACGTGGACCCGTTCGACTACCGGCGCACCGAATGGGTGGACACCCTGCACCGCTGGTTCGACCACTACCTGCTGGACATCGACAACGGCATCGAGAAGGAACCGGTGGCCACCGTCGAGCGCGAGCCCGACCAGTGGGCGGACCAGCCGGCGTACCCGGCGAAGGACGCGTCGGAGACCACGTTGAACCTGCAGGCGGGCAGCACGCCAGGGATCGGGACGCTGGGCACCGGCGCCGGGTCCGGTACCGCGTCGTTCACCGACCGGGCGAAGACCGGTGAGGACGCCTGGGCGGCGAACCCGTCGGAGACCTCCGCGGACCGGGTGCTCTACAGCACCGGCGCGCTGTCGTCGCCGGTGCAGGTTTCCGGCACCTCGTCGGTCACCGTGACCGCGACGCCGAGCACCGACTCGGCGCGGTTGTCCGCGATGCTCGTGGATTACGGCCCGGCGAAGATCCGCAACTTCTCTGCCGGTGGCGAGGGCATCACGACCGGCAGCGACGAGACCTGCTGGGGGGAGAACGCCACCGGGGACGACGCCTGTTACAAGACGACCAGCGCGGACATCGCGGACGTGGACTACACGATCGTCAGCCGCGGCTGGGCCGACCTGGCCAACCACCAGTCGCTCAGCGAGGAATCCCCGCTGACGCCGGGCACGCCGTACTCCATGACGTTCCGGCTGGCCAGCACCGACCACGTCGTCCCGGCGGGGCACCGGCTCGCGCTGGTCATCGGCGGCACCGACATCGACTTCATCACCCCACCGGCGAACCTCCCGAAGCTCTCGCTCGACCTGGCGAAGACCTCCGTGCGGATCCCGCTGGCCGGCGCGGTGCCGGCCGGGCCGCGGGCGGACCGGCTCCCGGCCGGTCCGCTGGCACACGTCGCCGGGCGGGCGAGTGGCGATCTGCGGTGATCCGCGGGCTCAGCTGCCGGTGACCGGCTGGCTGTCGGCCTCGGTCTTGGCGGCTTCGGTCTTCGGTTCCGGTTCGGCCGGGGGCTTGCGCTTGCGCTGCAGGGCCTTCGCGATCGGCTCCACGACGCGGGCGGCGGTCGGGCCGAGCACCGCCATCAGGAGCACGTACGCGGTGGCGAGCGCGGCGAGTTCCCCGTCGACCGCGCCGGCGGTGACGGCGAGGCCGGCGATCACGATGGAGAACTCCCCGCGGGCGACCAGCGCCGCACCGGCGCGGGCGCGGCCCAGCTTCCCGATGTTCTGCCGGCGCGCGGCCCACCAGCCCGTGCCGACCTTGGTGAGCGTGGTCGCCACGGCGAGCACCACCGCCCAGCCCAGCACCGGCGGGATCGACTTCGGGTCGGTGTTGAGGCCGAACACCACGAAGAACACCGCGGCGAACAGGTCCCGCAACGGTTCCAGCAGCCGGGTCGCGTTGTGCGCGGTCGACCCGGACACCGCGATGCCGAGCAGGAACGCGCCCACCGCGGCGGACACCTGCATCGCCGAGGCGAGGCCGGCGACCAGCAGGGCCGCGCCGAGGATCTTCAGCAGGAACACCTCGCGGTCGTCGCTGTCCACGAGCGCGGAGACGTAGCGGCCGAACTTGAGCGCGATCACCAGCACCACGGTGATCACCAGCAGCGAGATGCCGACCGCCTCGAGCCCGCCCAGCAGGCTGACCCCGCCGAGGATCGCGGTGAGGATCGGCAGGTACAGCGCCATCACCAGGTCCTCGAACACCAGGATGGACAGCACCACCGGCGTTTCCCGGTTACCGAGCCGGCCGAGGTCGCCGAGCACCTTCGCGATGATCCCGGACGAGGAGATGTAGGTGACGCCTGCCATCACGATCGCGCCGATCGGGCCCCAGCCCAGCAGCAGCGCGACCGCGGCGCCCGGCGCGGCGTTGAGCACGATGTCCAGCAGCCCGGCCGTCCACGAACGGCGCAGCCCGGTGAACAGTTCGGCCGCGGAGTACTCCAGCCCGAGCAGCAGGAGCAGCAGCACCACGCCGATCTCGCTGGCCAGATGGGTGAAATCGCCGATGTCGGTGAGCGGGATCAGGCCGCCGGACCCGAAGCACAGGCCACCCAGCAGGTACAGCGGGATCGGGGAGAGTCCGATCCGGCCGGCCAGCCTGCCGAGCACCCCGAGTGCGAAGAAGACGGCACCGAGCTCGATCAGCGACAGCGCGGTGTGATCCATCAGCCGTGCTTCAGGATTTTGGCGGCGGCCTCGAGACCTTCCGAGGTGCCGACCACGACCAGCAGATCACCCGCGGTGAACAGGAAGTCCGGCGTGGGGGAGGGGTGCACCTGGCCGGCCCGCATGACCGCGACGATCGACACGCTGGTGCGCGTGCGCATCGCGGTGTCGCCGAGCGTGCGGCCGTCGAACGGGCTGTTCTCGGTGATCGGCAGCTGCTTGGTGTTGATGCCCGGCAGCTCGCGGTGCTCCTCGTTGAGCTGCGCCACCAGCTGCGGCGCACCGAGCAGGTTGGCCAGCGCGCCGGCCTCCTCCGCGCTCAGCGGCAGCGAGGCGAGACAGGCATCCGGATCGTCCGATTTGGACACGATCAGCTCGATCTTGCCGTCCCGCTGGGTGACGACGCCGATGCGCCGTCCGCCACGGGTGGCGAAGTCTTTGCGGACACCGATGCCGGGAAGGGGGGTGACTTCGACGTTCACACCCGCCACGGTAACCCATCCGCCGATTGTCCGTTTCGAGGAGTTCCCCCGGCAGGTTCACGCCAGCACCAGCGTCAGCGCGATCGCCACCATGACCAGGCCGGTCGCCCCGTGCACGCCGAACGCGAGTGCCCGCTTCCCCCGGTACCGCAGCACGATCAGCATGTCGCTGAACGCGGCGAACGACTCGGCCAGCACGATCCAGCCCACCACCTGCGGGCTGCCGGCGAGCATCGCCGCCCCGAGCGCAAGGCCGGACGCGACATCCCGGTCGCCCTTGATCCGGAAGAACGCCGTGCTCCCGGCCGGCAGCACCGGCAGCCCGAACGTCGCGGCGGCCTTCTCCGGGGTCAGCAGGTAGGTGATGCCGATGTAGATGATGCCGGCGGCGATGACACCGGCGAGCACGTACGCGGTGACGATCATGATTCTCTCCCCTGGTAACTAGCAACGCTAGGAATTCTGTCAACGCTAACTTAGCGACGCTAGATTGTCTAGCAGTGCTAGTATCGGGTCATGGGCCAGCGACTGCGCCGGGAACGGGACCGGGCGGAACGAGAACAGCGGATCGTGTCCGCGGCACGCGAACTCGCCGAGGCGGAGGGATGGGAGGCGGTCACCACCCGCAGGCTGGCCGCGGTCATCGAGTACAGCCAGCCGGTGCTCTACAGCCACTTCACGGGCAAGGACGCGATCATGCGTGCCGCCGCGCTGGAGGGCTTCACCGAGTTCGCCGAACAGATCGCCGCGGCCCGTCAAGGCGGGGTGCGGGCGGTGGCGGAGGCCTACCTGTCGTTCGCGGACGAGAAGCCGGCGCTGTACGACGCGATGTTCACGCTCGCGACCGATCTGCCGTTCGGCGCGGACGACACGCCGCCGATCCTTCGCACGGGCTTCGAGACCCTGCGGGAGGTGCTCGCTCCGACCGCGGGGGATCTGGATTCCGGAACGCTCACCGAGGTGTTCTGGGCGGCGTTGCACGGCCTGGTCACGCTGGACCGCGGCGGGCGCCAGCCGCCGGGATACCGCGCGGAGCGGCTGGCGCTGCTCGTCACGCGGTTCGCCGGGACGCCCGGCTGACCGGCCGGCACGCACGCCGGGCAGAATGAGCGGTGGCCGACGACCAGGACGACGCGAGGAGTGAATCGGTGACCGGAGCCCTACGCGGGGTGGTGGCGCTGGACGGGCCGTCCGGAACCGGCAAGACCACGGTGGCGCGCACCCTCGCCGGCCGGCTGAGCGCGGGCTACCTCGACACCGGCGCGATGTACCGCCTGGTCACGCTCGCCGTGCTGCGCTCGGGAACGGACCCCGGCGACGCGGAGGCGGTCGGGCACCTCGCCCACGACGCCGAGTTCGCCATCGGCACCGATCCGGAACGCCCCGAGGTCCGGCTCGCCGGTCAGGACGTGGCCGCGGAGATCCGCGGCCCCGAGGTCACCGGCGCGGTGTCCGCGGTGTCGGCGGTACCGCAGGTCCGCGAGCTGCTGGTCGCCCGCCAGCGCCGGATCATCGCCGACGTGCTCGCCGAGACCGGCGGCATCGTGGTCGAAGGCCGCGACATCGGCACCACGGTCGCCCCCGAATCCCCGCTCAAGGTCTACCTCACCGCGTCGGCCGAGATCCGCGCCGCTCGCCGGAACACCCAGGACAGCGCCGCCGGCCGCCGCACCAGCGTGGCGGACGCGCGCGAATCCGTGGAGCGGCGCGACCGGCTCGACTCCAGCCGCGCCGCCTCGCCGCTGCGCGCGGCCGAGGACGCGGTGCCGGTGGACACCTCCGAACTCACGATCGACCAGGTGATCGTGGCGCTGTCCGAGCTGGCCTGCCGGCGTGGCCTGCTGGCCGGGTGCCCGGCTGAGGCCGAGGTCGGCTCGTGAGCGGCGCCCTTCCCGAGGGCGCGAACGGACTCCTGCACGACATCGGGCGGTTCTCCGGCCGGTACTATCTGCGTCCGGCGTTCCGGATCCACGTGCACGGGCGTGCCCGCGTGCCCGCCGACGGGCCGGTCGTGGTGATCGGGAACCACAGCTCCAACGTCGATCCGCAGCTGATCATCGGAATGCTGCCGCGGCGCAGCGCGTTCCTTGCCAAGGCCGAGCTGTTCACCGGGGTGGGTGGCTGGTTCCTCCGGGCGATCGGGCAGATCCCGGTACGCCGGGGCGAGATCGACCGCGCCCCCCTGATGACCGCCGTGGGTGTGCTCAAAGCGGGTGGCGTGGTGGGTGTCTTCCCGGAAGGCACCCGCGGCGAGGGTGACGTCGGTGCGGCCGAACGCGGTGCGGCGTGGCTCGTGCGCGCCACCGGCGCCACGGTGCTGCCGATCGCGACCAGGGGCACGCGCAAACCGGCGGACGGCCGCCGGCGCTGGCGCCCCCGCGTGGACCTCCTCGTCGGGGAGCCGTTCACGCCGAAGGTCGGCCCCGGACGGACCGGGCTCGACCAGGGCACCGAGGAGCTCCGCGGGGAGCTCGCGGCGCTCGTGCGGACTTTGGACGACTGGCGTGGCGAACACGGGTTCGCCACGCCGTAGGTGAAGTGGGAAACGATGACAGGGTTTGATGCCGCCTCCGCGGGAAAGAATGCGTCGGCGGGGTTTGATGCCGCCTCCGCGGGAAAGAGTGCGTCGGCGGGGTTTGATGCCGCCTCCGCGGACGCGGTCGCGGGGCTGGGTGAGATCGACGGGACCTGGTCCGACGAGTCCGAGTTCGCCGCGCTCGACGCGCGGATCGAGGCCGAGGCCGCGGCCGGCGAGGCGGACCTCGCCCAGCCGGTGCTGGCCGTGGTGGGCCGGCCGAACGTGGGCAAGTCCACGCTCGTGAACCGGATCCTCGGCCGCCGCGAGGCCGTGGTGCAGGACGTGCCGGGGGTGACCCGCGACCGCGTCGCCTATGACGCCTACTGGAGCGGCCGCCGGTTCACGCTGGTCGACACCGGCGGCTGGGAACCGGACGCGACCGGCCTGCAGGCGGCGGTGGCCGCGCAGGCCGAGATGGCCATGCAGACCGCGGACGCGGTGCTGCTGGTCGTCGACGCCACGGTCGGCGCGACCACCACCGAGGAGACCGTCGCGCGGGTGCTGCGGCGCTCGAAGAAGCCGGTACTGCTGGCGGCGAACAAGGTGGACGACGACCGGCTGCTCGCCGACACCGCGTCGCTGTGGTCGCTCGGCCTCGGTGAGCCGCATCCGGTCAGCGCGTTGCACGGCCGCAGCTCGGGCGATCTACTCGACGCGGTCGTCGCCGCGCTGCCGACCGCGCCGCGCGAGATCGGGACGGTCAGCGCCGGACCGCGCCGGGTGGCGCTGGTCGGCAAGCCGAACGTGGGCAAGTCGAGCCTGCTCAACAAGCTGTCCGGCGAGCAGCGCGCGGTGGTCGACTCGGTCGCCGGCACCACCGTCGACCCGGTGGACTCGCTGGTCGAGCTGGACGGCGAGCCCTGGCGGTTCGTGGACACCGCCGGGCTGCGCAAACGGGTCAACTCGGCCAACGGCGCGGAGTACTACGCCTCGCTGCGCACGAAGACCGCGATCGACGCGGCCGAGGTCGCGATCGTGCTGCTGGACGCCGCCGAACCGCTGTCCGAACAGGACCTGCGCGTGCTCACGATGGTGGTCGAGGCGGGCCGTGCGTGCGTGCTGGCGTTCAACAAGTGGGACCTGGTCGACGAGGACCGCCGGCACGCCATGGTGCGCGAGCTGGACCGCGGACTGGTGCGCGTGCCGTGGGCGGAGAAGGTGAACATCTCCGCACTCACCGGCCGTTCGGTGCGCAAGCTCGCGCCCGCCCTGCGCACCGCGCTGAAGTCGTGGGACCAGCGGGTGCCCACCGGCCAGCTCAACGGGTGGCTGTCCGACCTCGTCGCGGCCACCCCGCCGCCGGTGCGCGGCGGCAAACAGCCGAAGGTGCTGTTCGCGACGCAGGCCGGCATCCGGCCGCCCACGCTCGTGCTGTTCACCACCGGGTTCCTCGAGGCCGGCTACCGGCGCTTCATCGAGCGGAAGTTCCGTGAGCAGTTCGGCTTTCCGGGCAGTCCCGTCCGGGTGAACGTGCGGGTGCGGGAAAAGAAGCCCAAGCCCAAGGCGGGCGGTAAAGCGGCCCGCCGCCGCTGACCGTCCGCCGCCGAGGGAGAGGTGACGTCCGCCACGCGGTCGTTACCCTCGCGTGATGGGGCGGGCCCGGGTGCGTAATGTGGACGTCTCGCACCGGGCGCCTCAATCGGAGAGCCAGCCCGATTGAGGCTCGCGAAAGGTGAGTGATGGGCTTGCGCGCCCAGCGTACGACCCTGCCCGCCCCCGTCCGGAAACCCGGAGCCGCCCGGCCCGCCGGCGGCCTCCGGTGACGCTGACCGCTGATTCCGGCAGCACCGAGCTGGCCCGCGCGGTCGAAGCCGCGCTCGCACCGGCGCTGTTCCGCACCGAGTCCGCCGTTGTCCGTCGCACGCTGCTCGACGTGCTCACGACCACGGCCGAACGGCACCCGAACGCCCCGGCGCTCGACGACGGCGTCAGCACGCTGAGCTACCGGCGGCTCCTGGAGGAGATCGAGGACTACGCGCGCCGGCTCCGCGAGCACGGGGTGGGCCTCGGCGACCGCGTCGGCGTCCGGATCTCCTCCGGCACAGCCGAGCTGTACGTGGCGATCCTGGCCACGTTGTCGGTCGGCGCGGCCTACGTGCCGGTCGACGCCGACGACCCGGACGAGCGTGCCGAGCTGGTCTTCGGCGAGGCGGGCGTCGCCGCGGTCGTCACCGACGGCACCATCACCGCGCACGGCACGCCGGGCGGCCGCACCGGGCGCCCCGGCCCGGCCGACGACGCGTGGATCATCTTCACCTCCGGCTCCACCGGAAAACCCAAGGGCGTCGCCGTCACGCATGGTTCAGCGGCCGCGTTCGTGGACGCCGAGGCGCAGCTGTTCCTCACCGACGAGCCGATCGGGCCGGGCGACCGGGTGCTGGCCGGACTGAGCGTGGCCTTCGACGCCTCCTGCGAGGAAATGTGGCTGGCCTGGCGGCACGGCGCCTGCTTGGCGCCCGCGCCACGTGCGCTGGTGCGCACGGGGGTGGACCTCGGCCCGTGGCTGGTCGCGCAGCGCATCACCGTGGTGTCGACGGTGCCGACGCTCGCCGCGCTGTGGCCCGCGGACGCGCTGGAAGACGTGCGGCTGCTCATCTTCGGCGGCGAAGCGTGCCCGCCGGAGCTGGCCGAACGCGTCGCCGTCGAGGGCCGCGAGGTCTGGAACACCTACGGCCCGACCGAGGCCACTGTGGTCGCCTGCGCCGCGCAGTTGACCGGCGAAGGTCCGGTGCGTATCGGCCTTCCGCTGGCGGGCTGGCAGCTGGCGGTGGTGAACGACGACGGTGAGCTGGTCGCCATGGGCGAGACCGGCGAGCTGGTCATCGGCGGGGCCGGGCTCGCCCGCTACCTCGACGAGGAGAAGGACGCGCAGAAGTTCGCACCGCTGCCGGCACTCGGCTGGGAGCGCGCGTACCGCAGCGGGGACATGGTCCGCGCGGAGACCGAGGGCCTGCTGTTCCTCGGCCGGCTCGACGAGCAGGTCAAGCTCGGTGGCCGCCGCATCGAGCTCGGTGAGGTCGACGCGGCGCTCCAGGCGCTGCCCGGCGTGCTCGGTGGCGCGGCCGCGATCCGTCGTACCAAGGCGGGCAACCAGGTGCTGGTCGGCTATCTCGTACCCGAGGACGGCCGGTCGCTGGACCTCGACGACGCGGCCACCCGGCTGCGCGCGCAGCTGCCCGCCGCGCTCGTACCGCTGCTGGCCGTGGTCGCCGGCCTGCCGACCCGGACCTCGGGCAAGGTGGACCGGGCCGCGCTGCCCTGGCCACTGTCCACTGTGGACGCGAGTGCGGCCGGCCTGTCCCCCACCGAGGCGTGGCTGGCCGAGGGCTGGGGCGAGATCCTCGGCGTCTCGGTGAGCACCGCGCGCGCCGACTTCTTCACTCACGGCGGCGGCAGCCTCACCGCGGCGCAGCTGATCGCCCGCATCCGGACCCGGCACCCCGACGTGTCGGTCAGCGACATCTACCAGCACCCGAAGCTCGGTGACCTGGCCGCGAAACTCGACGCGCTGTCGGTCCGGGAGAC carries:
- the der gene encoding ribosome biogenesis GTPase Der — its product is MGEIDGTWSDESEFAALDARIEAEAAAGEADLAQPVLAVVGRPNVGKSTLVNRILGRREAVVQDVPGVTRDRVAYDAYWSGRRFTLVDTGGWEPDATGLQAAVAAQAEMAMQTADAVLLVVDATVGATTTEETVARVLRRSKKPVLLAANKVDDDRLLADTASLWSLGLGEPHPVSALHGRSSGDLLDAVVAALPTAPREIGTVSAGPRRVALVGKPNVGKSSLLNKLSGEQRAVVDSVAGTTVDPVDSLVELDGEPWRFVDTAGLRKRVNSANGAEYYASLRTKTAIDAAEVAIVLLDAAEPLSEQDLRVLTMVVEAGRACVLAFNKWDLVDEDRRHAMVRELDRGLVRVPWAEKVNISALTGRSVRKLAPALRTALKSWDQRVPTGQLNGWLSDLVAATPPPVRGGKQPKVLFATQAGIRPPTLVLFTTGFLEAGYRRFIERKFREQFGFPGSPVRVNVRVREKKPKPKAGGKAARRR